The Ranitomeya variabilis isolate aRanVar5 chromosome 7, aRanVar5.hap1, whole genome shotgun sequence genome includes a window with the following:
- the LOC143785070 gene encoding taste receptor type 2 member 40-like — protein sequence MTAGVFGLVLNSWIVHVNAKGWRRGFHPSLPDKILTFMGLINIALQVVLCFDMTSIQTKSYSSFDQIHLSCIGLFIFLISSNVWLTAWLSIYYCMRIVNFTRGIFLICKMRISRLLPKLLVVSTAASFILCLLSFWNIYDVINVEVIGNSTYNHTREQRSIAVSSPYEQTVFVGCILPLIVTLIPIGMTVSSLWRHMKRMHSNKANSCHFRTEVHVRAVRTMVLLVSLHTTLLVAAIYTISQTFNFLEFLMFFCWYFIIFYPTAQALVIITGNSKLREASRGVLCSRMITR from the coding sequence ATGACTGCCGGAGTGTTCGGACTCGTCCTAAACTCATGGATTGTTCATGTTAATGCCAAAGGCTGGAGAAGAGGTTTCCACCCAAGTCTGCCTGATAAGATTCTCACGTTTATGGGTCTCATCAACATAGCATTGCAAGTTGTACTATGTTTCGACATGACCTCGATTCAGACGAAATCTTACTCTTCATTCGACCAGATTCATCTCAGTTGTATAGGACTTTTCATCTTTCTTATCTCCTCCAATGTATGGCTCACCGCCTGGCTTTCCATCTATTATTGCATGAGAATTGTTAATTTCACAAGAGGAATCTTTTTAATTTGCAAAATGAGGATTTCTCGACTGTTACCAAAGCTTCTGGTGGTTTCTACTGCTGCTTCATTCATTTTGTGTCTTTTATCATTTTGGAACATTTATGATGTAATAAATGTAGAAGTTATCGGAAATTCTACGTACAATCATACTCGGGAACAACGCTCCATAGCCGTGTCATCTCCATATGAGCAGACAGTATTTGTGGGGTGCATTTTACCTCTCATTGTAACTCTTATCCCTATTGGGATGACCGTGAGCTCACTTTGGAGACACATGAAGAGGATGCACTCGAATAAAGCCAACTCTTGCCATTTTCGCACAGAGGTCCATGTAAGAGCAGTCAGGACCATGGTGCTTCTAGTGTCTCTTCACACGACTCTACTTGTAGCTGCAATTTATACAATTTCACAAACATTCAACTTTTTGGAATTTTTAATGTTCTTTTGTTGGTATTTTATAATTTTCTACCCAACGGCACAAGCTCTTGTTATTATAACCGGCAACTCAAAGCTAAGAGAAGCCAGTAGAGGAGTTTtatgctccaggatgatcacacgtTGA